From the Cryptococcus neoformans var. neoformans JEC21 chromosome 6 sequence genome, the window AGGACCATCAGGATCCTCTGATGCGCCGCCTCCCTGTATGTCCTCCCGGTTCCCCGtgtcctctttttctcttcaaGGGTGGTATGGATTGAGTTACTGACGGCTGGTAACATCAGATGACGGCCACCAACCCAAATCACAACCAACTATCACCCCCCAAAACCAATCCCTTATCCACCAACACCCTAACAACGCCAACGCGGCGGAACAAGGTGGTTTGACGGCTGGCGAATGGGTCCCCCCACCTCCACACGTAGCCAAGAGTAGAGCATTAAGGAGGTTTTGGGGTGCGTTCTTCTGGGGATGGGTTATTTGGATTGTCATTGGGTGAGTGTTTTGGGTCTTTCAAGTTTTCGCCTGGGGGCTTTTCCCTATCGCAAAAATAAGAAATCGATAGAATACTGAGTACTGAGTGACTGACTGCATACTTTGTTCACAGCGCAGTTATTGGAGGAGGTGTAGCAGATGCTGAAAGCAACAGACCCTCGAAACATCAAGACCGCATTGGCGTGCACCAAGAATGGGTGGACGAGGCGACCATCCCTGGTTACGATCTTTGGAATGTTCTAGCcgattcttcttctcctgtaGAAATTACgattgaggaggagacgaTTGTGTTTGTCCAGGACCTTGACTGAGAAAGGGCCTTTGTCGCTCCTTGCACGGATTATCCTTCTTTAGATAGCTGCTTGTCGGAAATGATTGTTTGTTGAGCATTTTATTTGCCATGTTGTTCGATTTTAAGTGTAGATTTATGAATACTCTACTATGGGTATGATTCTGGAATGCATTCCGTATACTgattctttcttttttcaatCAAACTGGGAGCAAACAACAAGCGATTTATAACAGTCTCTGGGCAAATGTAACGAGTTATCAAGAAGTACAACGAGcagcaagggcaaaggGGTATGGATGTTCATAGAAAAATTGGCATCCACAATCCTTTGCACAACAGGGTTTTATGGGTACCTAAGTCAAAGAACGTCCAGTCAGTATCATCCAACAATAAAAACAGAAACAAACGTAGAATCAGGAAAGACTTACCGGCCCATAGTAATAAAAATGAGACCACCTAATCATTAATGCAAGGATCCAAGTTCATATCAGTGTTGCGAGATACTGTTACCCTTGCCGGCCAAAGGAGATATTTTGATCAAGGTTTGGTATCTCATGGGTATTGGCAGTATCCCTCTTGGCCTATATCTGAGGCTTGGGATCCTCAGCCTCTCCGACTCCCTCGCgctccttcttggcttcCGCCCGATCCTTGTCCAAAAGCGCCTTGGCTCTTCCATCAACGTATTCCGCATACTTGCCCCTCAAGATTTTGGCCTGCCAGGCGAGCCACGCTTCAGTTTCTGAGAAATCATTAGGATAATGGTAAACCCGGGGTTTATTCAAGGCAAGACGGCGGTTGGGAGAGTGATCGTTGGTCGGAGGAATGACCGCCCCGAGGGTGAAGGGGAGTAAAAGGATGAGAATAAGGCGGAAGAGGACAGTGGTAGGAAGCATTGTTGTTGGTTTCGAAGCTTGTAGGTCCTCTGTTCATGTTATACATTGAAGAAGTACCCTCCGTGCCCATCACATTTGACGTTCGTCTGCGAAAGGCGTCATAAAGGCCAGATCCAAGTGAGATCTCTAAATGTCATAGATCTGTGTCTTGGACATGTTGACTACTAATTTAAGGCTCATTTAAGTCAATTTAAGGCGCGGGGTTAGGAATCGGGATTCGGCGAGAGGGACGATGAGACAAAGGTGGGCTTCTCAGGCAGGCGGGGCCTTGTTGGAGAGGCAAAGGCTGGTTTTTTATACCGCGCGGTTCTGCATATCGTGGGGCAGCAGTAGGAGTCGTCATGAAGCGGTTATTAACGGCATCTACACGTCGTTTGGGCGAATAAAAGACCGAAAAAGAACCTAAAACTTGGATGCACAGTCGACAAAGAGACGATTTTACAGGAGACATGTGCAATGCATCATTGGTCGTCGAATTCGTACACGTAAAAAGGCTACACGTCAAGTTGAACAAAATAAATATGTTATTTTTTAATCTTGATTTCGGCTACATAGCGTTAtccctcgtcatcatcatcatcctttcaAAGGGCCAACGCAAGACCGAGCATAGCTCCAAGCCCCAGCACGCCCCACAATACACCCCTCTGCTGCACATCAACTCTGCCGGTCAATTGTGCCCCCctggaagagcttgaagtgGTCCCATTAATAGTCGCTTCTTCCGAGGTGACGGGCATTCTTTTGTTGTGAAGGAGGGTAACGTTAGTGGTCAAAGGTGCAAACCCGATAGCTGTGGGTTCATATCGGAATGAAGTGTATACGTTTTTGAGGAATGCGGCACCGACGATCCACTGGACTGGGGATCTCGGAGACCTACATTCACGTCATGGTGTTATTTCCTGTTAAAGCGACAGGCGGAGAAAATGTAATAATAGCTTACACATCTTGCCCAAAGAACGCTCCAATACAGGTCTTGCCATCGTCGGTAAAAGTCCCAAAATTCATGTCCGTGTTGGAGATTCCATACTCTACTCCGCCAAACTTGAGTTTCACGTCAACATTGGTATCGCACGGGTACTGATAATATCCCCCTTGCCCCATAACCGAGCTTGGCACTTTGGAAGAGCCGGGTATCTGGGCATAAATCGCAGCGGCCATGTCAGTTGGCACGCCGATGAGGGTAGTACCAGTATCAATAGCGCAAGCAGGGGCCTTGCGGCCGATTAGGAGGCCTTTAGACTGAGGGCAAGATTAGAGCGGTATGGCGAACGAGCCTTGGAAAGACTGACGACATCGACAGGGTTCCCACCCACTGTCATACCCTCCAAAGGGAGTTTCCAAAAATCCCTCTCTCCCGGTCCGA encodes:
- a CDS encoding expressed protein, whose protein sequence is MSNKPTYAAVVSSPPKDTHFAPQNEGEGPSGSSDAPPPYDGHQPKSQPTITPQNQSLIHQHPNNANAAEQGGLTAGEWVPPPPHVAKSRALRRFWGAFFWGWVIWIVIGAVIGGGVADAESNRPSKHQDRIGVHQEWVDEATIPGYDLWNVLADSSSPVEITIEEETIVFVQDLD